The segment TTACATCTTCTTCATCGACATTTTCACCAATAAAAATGGAAGCTTTTCTTCCAAGATCATTGAGTAAGGGGGTGAGTGCCATTGATAACACAACAACAATTATAAGAAGCTTGTTAAGCTCTAATGGCAACACCCCTAgcctgaagaaaaaaaaaagttaatttatattttataacaagtggaacttttataaaaatgattaaaaGAATGGAATACATATATTTACATTCTAACCTGTTTGCAAGTGAAAAAACAACGAATCCAAATTCACCACCTTGAGAAAGAAGCAACCCTATTCTTACACTTTCTTGCAAAGTTAATCCAACACGTGGACCAATTGCAGTTATAATCAATGTCTTAATTACGATTAATCCTGCTAAGAGTGATAATACATTTGGCCACTCTCGAATAAGTAGCTGCATACACAAAATAGATTTATTAACCTAATTAGCGATAGATTATAATTCATGTAACAACGACTCAAAAAATAACATCTTTTTTCAAAGTCTTGATCGATAAAGATGCAATCAATTGATACGTAAAGTCACGAATTGTAAAACGAGAGGGTACAAGGGTAAAAAGGTAAAAACGAGTGGATACCTGTGTATCAATAGATGTGCCTGTAGTTACAAAGAATAACCCTAGAAGTAATCCTCTAAAAGGTCTTATATCAGCTTCGATTTGTGTTCTGAAATTTGTTTCAGCTAAAAGAGCACCAGCTAAAAAAGCTCCAAGCTGCAGAATTTTATAAATTCAAGAACGACATAAAGGTATatgataataattataaaaaaaaaaataagtaaataaataaatcaaaccgTGTCACTGAACCCTAATTTCTGAGTTATAAGTGATGTTCCAGCAACTGTTAGTAAACAGAGTGCTACAAAAGCCTCTGAGCTTCTTGCTTCTGCAACAACCTGAAACATATGAATATGTATAATTTCTTTATGTAAAATTACACCAaagattcattttttttattaaaaaacgtaacgtttttttttaataaaaaatttataccTCGAAAACACGCCTGAGAAGGAATTTCCCACCAAGAGAAAGAATACCCAAACCACCTAAAGCTTTTAAACTTTCTTTCACAAGCATTGGCAATATACTCTCGTTCACTGGATTCTGCAAAAAGTAGATTCAAATTACATTAGTAAAAGTAGAAATTTTAAATTAACGAAAGTCAACAGTGAAAATCGTTGACCTGGCTCTCTAAAACTGGAAGTATGACTAAAAGTGGAACCACAGCTATATCCTGTAAATATCAACACCCATAACTCATAAGTAATCTTTaattcaagattcaagattcaagatttataAACATGAAAGCCAAAAGTCTACAAATTATACAAATCTAACCTGAAATAAGAGTATTCCAAGAGTAGCTGATCCAAATCGAGTTGCTAGCTCACCTTTTTCTGCAAGAAGCTACATCATACTAGGTTAGCATATTGTATACATATAGTCAACAACATATAAAATTATGTATAAACAAAAATACCTGTAAAACAAATGCGGAAGATGACAATGAGAGAGCAGCACCAATGACTATAGCTTCATCAATACTTCTTATGTTCACCTGCAATCCTTTTAAACCAATAATTAATGACAAGAAGTATGAAATTAAACTATAATTTATTGCTATTTGAGTATTTTCTTCTCACCAGATCAGATCTTGAGTGAAAAAGAAACTCCAGAATTCGTGTTCCAATAGCTCCATTAGGTGGGAGTTCAAATGCTGTGAAAGCAAGAGTAGATAGAACAACCTTTTTCACAAAAGAATAGAGAAATAATAATCGGTTAATAaatagtacatacaatacattttGTTGATGATAATCGTTTGAAATTTCTTACTTGAGTTAAACCCATACCAAAGGCGAATTTAGCAAGAGCTTTCAAACGTGCTAATGAAAGCTCTAAACCCATTTCAAATAGCTGCAAATGCAATGTATAAAAATTAAGAATTAGAAGAGATTGTTTAAATTAAGAAGTAAAAAAGATGGATAAAGCTTATACGAGGTTACCAAGAAAAGAATCCCCCATTCAGAAAGAACTTTAACATCTGTAAGATTTCTAATCAATCCAAATTGATTCAGCACAACTCCCGCAAAAAAGAAACCAAGTATCTGAAACATTCAGTCATATGAGATATTGGTTATATCTTTTGAGTAAAAACTAATAAGGGTAAAAAGGGAAGAAATTGTTTGAAGTTTTTATAAGCTTACAGGGCTAGCTTTGACAATCTTGAAAGCGGGAACAACCAAAACAGTAACAGCTAAAAACGTCAAAGTATCCAATCCTAAATCATTGATGACTTCAACGGCGCCACCAACGTCAAGTGTTGCATTCATACGAAATCGTCCTCCTCTGAAAGAGGAACTATGATTCGAGATATAAGATTGTCGACGACCACAAAATGAGGAGGTTAACAATGGTGGAGTATTTGGTAGATTTGAAGACATATGAACAGAGTATTGTATCCTGCGACACGTGGAAAATGCCGGCGTGTGGAGTGGTTTGTGGTATCGATTTGGGCCATTGTAAATGTGTCTGAAACGGTGTTTTAACGAGTGGTGATTGGATGTTTTAGAGCTCCGATGAACAATAAGGTCATGACCCTGAAAgaaaaaaacagaaaaattacTGATTTTTATACTTCGCATATTAATCCCAACAAAGGGCGAATTTCTCTTTATCTCGATTTTCATGATTAGGGTATAAGATAAGAATAGATTGAAGAAGATGGAGTTGAGGATTCTTACCATGGGACCATGGCAAGAAGCGATTGCTTCAAGCATTATAGAAGATGATGAAGCTCACCAAACAATTAGGTTTAATTTGAGGGAGATAGCAGCAGACATTTGGGAACAAGAGCTTTGATTCTCCGGAAAATTGGGGGATTTTTGGGTTGAAGAAGACGACGATGTTCTTGTGTTCGATATCCGAAGTAGTGTGTATGAGTAGAAAAGAAAAAATGGCCACACGTTGAAGCCTTGTGAGAAAGTCGAAatgaagaaaaatagaaaaagatTCGTGAGGGGGATTTCTTGTGGCAATTTTGTCtagtaataatcacatatttTAAAAGGgagaaaaaaattaaattacattaagtataaaaaattattattattattattgggtATAATTTGCAGAATAATATAATTCTCCTTGTAAATTGGACGTTGGAATCACTCCACGAAGATAGATGGAAaacctaaataaataaataaataaataagagtgGAATTGCTGACGTGGCGGATTGCTGGAAATTGGATTTTGAAGATAATCCTTGTCACTTTGACCTGCGACGGAGTTGGAGTTGGCGGATAATATGATACACGTGGATTTTGTAAGTAATATTTGAAATATaccaaatataaaaataaaaatatgataatAAACAACCCATCTTTTAAGCGATTACTGCGattctttttataaatattaataaatgtGTTGTTTTATTAATTCGAAAGTTTTTAGCAAAAAGTTAACTTCATCGacttataatttaaaattttctagTAATTTAATGAATTGATGT is part of the Lactuca sativa cultivar Salinas chromosome 7, Lsat_Salinas_v11, whole genome shotgun sequence genome and harbors:
- the LOC111911485 gene encoding K(+) efflux antiporter 3, chloroplastic yields the protein MLEAIASCHGPMGHDLIVHRSSKTSNHHSLKHRFRHIYNGPNRYHKPLHTPAFSTCRRIQYSVHMSSNLPNTPPLLTSSFCGRRQSYISNHSSSFRGGRFRMNATLDVGGAVEVINDLGLDTLTFLAVTVLVVPAFKIVKASPILGFFFAGVVLNQFGLIRNLTDVKVLSEWGILFLLFEMGLELSLARLKALAKFAFGMGLTQVVLSTLAFTAFELPPNGAIGTRILEFLFHSRSDLVNIRSIDEAIVIGAALSLSSSAFVLQLLAEKGELATRFGSATLGILLFQDIAVVPLLVILPVLESQNPVNESILPMLVKESLKALGGLGILSLGGKFLLRRVFEVVAEARSSEAFVALCLLTVAGTSLITQKLGFSDTLGAFLAGALLAETNFRTQIEADIRPFRGLLLGLFFVTTGTSIDTQLLIREWPNVLSLLAGLIVIKTLIITAIGPRVGLTLQESVRIGLLLSQGGEFGFVVFSLANRLGVLPLELNKLLIIVVVLSMALTPLLNDLGRKASIFIGENVDEEDKTMEEANFDASEPVVILGFGQTSQVLANFLSTPLVSGLDGDAGWPFVAFDLDPSVVKASRKLGFPILYGDGSRAAVLQSAGISSPKAVMVMYEGKERSVEAVERIRLAFPAIPIYARAQDIPHLLDLKAAGATDAILENAETSLQLGSRLLKGLGVMSDDVTFLSQLVRDSMELQAQALIVTKDPDPDVMTPMQVRVGDLVTTRKPGKMLIGKEESVRISQSERDRILMTQEKVEVVPKKSNELTQGEDARGVLYCELDGDDNNSNQH